In the genome of Vicia villosa cultivar HV-30 ecotype Madison, WI linkage group LG7, Vvil1.0, whole genome shotgun sequence, one region contains:
- the LOC131619733 gene encoding uncharacterized protein LOC131619733, with protein sequence MILGTLNIRGGGSRIKRKRISGIINKRGADMFLIHETKMEDVPEAIAMSFWRSEDVNFSFMPSEGLSDGILTLWNTNTVNVLFSFRGLGFLGTKVKWKRSLYYVVNIYSPCSLALKRIMWNKLIYLKRSYTDGEWIIGGDFNAVKRREERFGRSVDSSNVERRKFMEFIDDCDLVDVPCKGKKYSWYRGDGQSESRIDRFLVSEDIINSWGIVGQFIDKRGISDHCPMWLESDKEDWGPKLLKFNNKWLSNKDFIPFIEKEWKEMKVRGRGDFVLKEKIRLLKERLRWWNKSVFGKYDLEVEEGVREMNELGEIDVADAESLANNRKASKRIWLNLKIKENMLIQKSRLRWLNDGDSNSKFFHRIMK encoded by the coding sequence ATGATTTTGGGAACTCTTAATATAAGGGGAGGTGGAAGTAGAATAAAGAGGAAAAGGATTAGTGGGATTATTAATAAAAGAGGGGCTGATATGTTTCTGATCCACGAAACCAAAATGGAAGATGTCCCAGAAGCCATTGCTATGAGCTTTTGGAGGTCGGAAGATGTGAATTTTTCGTTTATGCCTTCAGAGGGTCTTTCGGACGGCATTTTGACGTTGTGGAACACAAATACTGTAAATGTTCTGTTTAGTTTTcgtggtttaggttttttgggtaCTAAGGTGAAATGGAAGAGAAGCTTATATTATGTTGTGAATATATACTCTCCGTGCTCTTTAGCTTTGAAAAGGATTATGTGGAACAAGTTAATTTATCTGAAGCGTAGTTATACCGATGGGGAATGGATTATCGGAGGTGATTTTAACGCGGTGAAAAGGAGGGAGGAGCGGTTTGGTCGGTCGGTAGATAGTAGTAACGTGGAGAGGAGGAAGTTCATGGAGTTTATCGATGATTGTGATCTAGTCGATGTTCCTTGCAAGGGAAAGAAATACTCATGGTATAGGGGAGATGGGCAATCCGAAAGTAGAATAGATAGGTTCCTTGTGTCCGAAGATATTATTAACTCGTGGGGAATTGTAGGTCAATTTATTGATAAGAGGGGCATTTCGGATCATTGCCCGATGTGGTTGGAATCGGATAAAGAAGATTGGGGCCCAAAACTGCTCAAGTTTAACAATAAATGGTTATCTAACAAAGACTTCATTCCTTTCATCGAAAAAGAATGGAAGGAAATGAAAGTGAGAGGGAGGGGAGACtttgttttgaaggaaaaaatTAGGCTTTTAAAAGAAAGATTGAGATGGTGGAACAAGTCGGTTTTCGGAAAGTACGATTTGGAGGTGGAGGAAGGAGTTAGGGAGATGAATGAGTTGGGTGAGATCGATGTGGCGGATGCGGAGTCGCTAGCTAACAATAGAAAAGCGAGCAAAAGAATTTGGTTGAATTTAAAGATTAAGGAGAACATGCTTATCCAAAAGTCTAGATTAAGATGGTTGAATGATGGAGATTCTAATAGCAAATTCTTTCATAGAATCATGAAGTAG
- the LOC131619735 gene encoding AT-hook motif nuclear-localized protein 28-like, with product MADDKNTSSSFFPLVRNEFLEENSQKLESEDIIPHITNLNNEQPFSGGIVELSEESMEDNSSSPLIGDMKNIILEIPIGNDVVEAIIDFARRHEASITVMTGTGLVSDITLLEPDSRVPTFQLDGPFNMLSLAGVYLNPNSFHVPPQLIKDPLCTAFTLQLSGSRGQVFGGVIGGKINAASDIQISAFLLKRPGFVRMVTDDGNVHLFEDDDVPTIAGDVDVDDGGVDARETQSKLDDQILS from the coding sequence atgGCAGACGACAAAAATACATCCTCATCTTTCTTTCCATTAGTTAGGAACGAATTTTTAGAAGAGAATTCTCAAAAACTTGAGAGTGAAGACATAATCCCTCACATCACCAACCTAAACAATGAACAGCCTTTCTCTGGTGGGATTGTTGAACTCTCTGAAGAGTCAATGGAGGACAACTCCTCGTCCCCCTTAATCGGTGACATGAAAAACATTATCCTGGAGATCCCTATTGGAAATGATGTTGTGGAAGCCATAATAGACTTTGCTAGGCGCCATGAAGCTAGCATAACCGTAATGACGGGTACTGGTCTTGTCTCTGATATTACACTTCTCGAACCAGATTCCCGTGTCCCAACTTTCCAATTAGATGGTCCATTCAATATGTTATCTCTCGCTGGAGTGTATTTAAATCCTAATAGTTTTCATGTTCCTCCTCAGCTTATCAAAGATCCATTGTGTACTGCGTTTACCCTTCAACTCTCTGGATCTCGAGGACAAGTGTTTGGCGGAGTGATTGGAGGAAAGATTAATGCGGCCAGTGACATTCAGATTTCGGCCTTTCTTCTCAAGAGGCCCGGATTCGTTAGGATGGTCACCGATGATGGAAATGTTCATTTATTTGAAGATGACGACGTCCCAACAATTGCTGGTGATGTTGATGTCGATGATGGTGGTGTTGATGCACGTGAAACTCAATCAAAATTAGATGATCAAATTCTCTCTTAG
- the LOC131619736 gene encoding AT-hook motif nuclear-localized protein 28-like yields the protein MRPHLSPSFFRNKFLEQNSTRLESGHMIHPMTNSNNEEPFLGGFLELSEESTKDNSSPLSKKHKGRPSGSKSIPKPPMIIMENSIVDMENIVLEIPIGNDVVEAIVGFARRHEASIAVTNGSGLVSNITFLEPDSRVPAFQLDGPFNVLSLAGVYLNPDCFRVPPQLVNDPLCTAFALQLSGSRGQVFGGGIGGKVNTASDIQISASLFKKPKIIRVVTTDGNVQLFEDDDIPTIDDDDTNDGVVDVGET from the coding sequence ATGCGTCCTCATCTTTCTCCCTCATTTTTTAGGAACAAATTCCTAGAACAAAATTCTACGAGACTTGAGAGTGGACACATGATCCATCCCATGACCaactcaaacaatgaagaaccttttctaggtggaTTTCTTGAGCTCTCTGAAGAGTCAACGAAGGACAATTCCTCGCCCCTCTCCAAAAAACACAAGGGTAGACCTTCGGGGTCTAAGAGCATACCGAAACCACCCATGATTATAATGGAAAACTCAATTGTTGACATGGAAAATATTGTGCTTGAAATTCCTATTGGAAATGATGTCGTGGAGGCCATAGTCGGCTTTGCTAGGCGTCATGAAGCTAGTATAGCCGTGACGAATGGTTCTGGTCTTGTCTCTAACATTACCTTTCTCGAACCAGATTCTCGTGTCCCAGCTTTCCAATTGGATGGCCCGTTCAATGTGTTATCACTAGCTGGAGTGTATTTAAATCCTGATTGTTTCCGTGTTCCTCCTCAACTTGTCAACGATCCATTGTGTACCGCATTTGCCCTTCAACTCTCTGGATCACGAGGACAAGTGTTTGGCGGAGGGATTGGAGGGAAGGTTAATACTGCCAGTGACATTCAAATTTCAGCCTCACTTTTCAAGAAGCCTAAAATCATTAGAGTGGTGACCACTGATGGGAATGTtcaattatttgaagatgatgacATCCCAacgattgatgatgatgataccaATGATGGTGTTGTTGATGTCGGTGAAACTTAA
- the LOC131619737 gene encoding AT-hook motif nuclear-localized protein 28-like produces the protein MANDKNTSSSFSPLVRNELSEENSQKFESGNIIPHITNPNNEQPGGVVELSEELTEDNSSPPSIADMENIVLEIPIGNDVVEAIIDFARRHEASINVMTGSGLVSDITLLEPDSRVPTFQLDGPFNMLSLAGVYLNPNCFHVPPQLIKDPLCTAFTLQLSGSRGQVFGGVIGGKINAASDIQISAFLLKRPGFVRMVTDDGNVHLFEDDDVPTIVGDVDVDDGGVDARETQSKFDDQILS, from the coding sequence ATGGCAAACGACAAAAATACATCCTCATCTTTCTCTCCATTAGTTAGGAACGAATTATCAGAAGAGAATTCTCAAAAATTTGAGAGTGGAAACATAATCCCTCACATCACCAACCCAAACAATGAACAACCCGGTGGAGTTGTTGAACTTTCTGAAGAGCTAACGGAGGACAACTCCTCGCCCCCCTCAATTGCTGACATGGAAAACATTGTCCTGGAGATCCCTATTGGAAATGATGTTGTGGAAGCCATAATAGACTTTGCTAGGCGTCATGAAGCTAGCATAAACGTGATGACGGGTTCTGGTCTTGTCTCTGATATTACCCTTCTCGAACCAGATTCCCGTGTCCCGACTTTCCAATTAGATGGTCCGTTCAATATGTTATCTCTCGCTGGAGTGTATTTAAATCCTAATTGTTTTCATGTTCCTCCTCAACTTATCAAAGATCCATTGTGTACCGCGTTTACCCTTCAACTCTCTGGATCTCGAGGACAAGTGTTTGGCGGAGTGATTGGAGGAAAGATTAATGCGGCCAGTGACATTCAGATTTCGGCCTTTCTTCTCAAGAGGCCCGGATTCGTTAGGATGGTCACCGATGATGGAAATGTTCACTTATTTGAAGATGACGACGTCCCAACAATTGTTGgtgatgttgatgttgatgatggtgGTGTTGATGCACGCGAAACTCAATCAAAATTTGATGATCAAATTCTCTCTTAG
- the LOC131619738 gene encoding AT-hook motif nuclear-localized protein 28-like yields MRPHLSPSFYRNEFLEQNSTRLESGHMIHPMTNSNNEVPFLGGVLELSEESTKDNSSPHSKKHKGRPPGSKSIPKPPMIIMENSIVDMENIVLEIPIGNDVVEAIIGFARRHEASIAVTNGSGLVSNITFLEPDSRVPAFQLDGPFNVLSLAGVYLNPDCFRVPPQLVNDPLCTAFALQLSGSRGQVFGGVIGGKVKAASDIQISASLFKKPEIIRVVTTDGNVQLFEDDDIPTIDDDDTDDGVVDVGET; encoded by the coding sequence ATGCGTCCTCATCTTTCTCCCTCATTTTATAGGAATGAATTCCTAGAACAAAATTCTACGAGACTTGAGAGTGGACACATGATCCATCCCATGACCAACTCAAACAATGAAGTACCTTTTCTAGGTGGAGTTCTTGAGCTCTCTGAAGAGTCAACGAAGGACAATTCCTCGCCCCACTCCAAAAAACACAAGGGTAGACCTCCGGGGTCTAAGAGCATACCGAAACCACCCATGATTATAATGGAAAACTCAATTGTTGACATGGAAAATATTGTGCTTGAAATTCCTATTGGAAATGATGTCGTGGAGGCCATAATCGGCTTTGCTAGGCGTCATGAAGCTAGTATAGCCGTGACGAATGGTTCTGGTCTTGTCTCTAACATTACCTTTCTCGAACCAGATTCTCGTGTCCCAGCTTTCCAATTGGATGGCCCGTTCAATGTGTTATCACTAGCTGGAGTGTATTTAAATCCTGATTGTTTCCGTGTTCCTCCTCAACTTGTCAACGATCCATTGTGTACCGCATTTGCCCTTCAACTCTCTGGATCACGAGGACAAGTGTTTGGCGGAGTGATTGGAGGGAAGGTTAAAGCTGCCAGTGACATTCAAATTTCAGCCTCACTTTTCAAGAAGCCTGAAATCATTAGAGTGGTGACCACTGATGGGAATGTtcaattatttgaagatgatgacATCCCAacgattgatgatgatgataccgATGATGGTGTTGTTGATGTCGGTGAAACTTAA
- the LOC131615926 gene encoding F-box protein At2g32560-like, producing MLLYFITCVSFFLFLKPLLLLKPLPSWTNEVRLISLLFHKDLCVKSILKLLRKTFVSRMSFVKKRFVSKVESVEEEKDSSQQDLSVLDLPELVLDSILERLPPSSLCQMAGVCHSLRERCVSDHLWERHMKQKWGRVIGSVAYREWKWHVASKKDVGSLRQGKQRSLIMFMSLRWPFTWMRMKLDAAYIDSAKKQSSYLSPDSFMTWYLALENGNFSFPAQVYNRENGHVGFMLSCYDAEVTYDPHTDTFQARYPPHGRRAAAVEHGIQWERLRAPPVDSPPHDLHIADCLHDLHPGDHIEIQWRRNKDFPYGWWYGIVGHLESCDGNENYCRCHKSDTVVLEFNQYTTDSRWRKTTISRKDHREEGNEADGFYGGIRKIKSENEISVWRSIWPSEVLD from the exons ATGCTACTTTACTTTATAACTTGTGTCTCTTTCTTTCTGTTTTTGAAACCACTTCTCCTTCTAAAACCACTTCCATCATGGACAAATGAGGTGAGGTTGATctcgcttttgtttcacaaaGATTTGTGTGTCAAATCCATTTTGAAGTTGTTAAGGAAGACGTTTGTTTCAAGAATGTCTTTTGTGAAGAAGAGATTTGTTTCAAAAGTAGAAAGTGTCGAGGAGGAGAAAGACTCGTCGCAACAAGATTTGTCTGTGTTGGATTTGCCTGAGCTTGTGTTGGATAGCATTCTTGAGAGGCTACCTCCGTCTTCGCTTTGTCAAATGGCCGGCGTTTGTCATTCGTTGAGGGAGAGATGTGTGAGTGATCACCTTTGGGAGAGACACATGAAACAGAAATGGGGTAGAGTTATCGGTTCTGTTGCTTATAGGGAGTGGAAATGGCACGTTGCTTCTAAAAAGGATGTTGGAAGCCTCAGACAGGGCAAACAGAGGAGCTTGATCATGTTTATGTCCCTTCGTTGGCCTTTTACATGGATGAGAATGAAGCTTGATGCAGCATATATTGACAGTGCTAAGAAGCAGAGTAGTTATTTGTCTCCTGATTCATTCATGACTTGGTATCTTGCTCTTGAGAATGGAAATTTCTCGTTTCCTGCTCAAGTCTATAACCGCGAG AATGGCCATGTTGGGTTTATGCTATCATGCTATGATGCTGAGGTTACATATGATCCACACACCGACACCTTTCAAGCAAG GTATCCACCACATGGAAGAAGGGCTGCAGCAGTAGAGCATGGCATCCAATGGGAAAGGCTAAGAGCACCGCCTGTTGATAGTCCTCCACACGATCTTCATATTGCTGATTGTCTACATGATTTGCATCCTGGTGATCACATAGAGATTCAGTGGAGGAGAAACAAAGATTTTCCTTATG GTTGGTGGTATGGTATTGTAGGCCACTTGGAGTCATGTGATGGTAATGAAAATTACTGCCGTTGTCACAAAAGTG ACACAGTGGTGCTAGAGTTCAATCAGTACACTACGGATTCGCGTTGGAGGAAGACAACTATTAGTAGGAAAGATCACCGAGAAGAAGGAAACGAGGCAGACGGATTTTACGGTGGAATTAGAAAGATCAAGAGCGAGAATGAAATCTCCGTTTGGAGAAGCATTTGGCCTTCTGAAGTCTTGGATTAA